A single region of the Gilliamella apis genome encodes:
- a CDS encoding MFS transporter translates to MSQSEINAEWQPVARPLNSKDLKTLILSSLGGTLEFYDFVIYALYIDTIVKPLFLPHTLSPLTLDLFAWGIFAAGYLVRPVGGIIMAHFGDKVGRKRMFTLSVAMMALPTFIIGILPTYETIGIVAPLLLLLMRMLQGAAIGGEMPGAWVFIAEHTPKQRYGLGVGTLTSGITGGILLGFFVTIIIDLYFTNQNILDYAWRIPFIIGGIFGVISVYLRKFLSETPIFKELAARKALEKSIPVVTVLKKHKTACLIVALLTWSLSTAIMVGILITPGRIVGGMYHFANLDWRIGGCIAALTLSIGCVIAGWLDDKLGTAKTVIITWGGLAVVSIYFYSSLTADISLTKLYSIWAVFGLFIGSIAMTPIIGTRTFPPAIRYSGLSFSYNLAYALFSAITPTLTIYLLSPDHLLGEFSYLGAGIYISAVALLAVVVGFTSLAQNGWQNKSDH, encoded by the coding sequence ATGAGTCAGTCCGAGATTAATGCTGAATGGCAACCAGTGGCACGTCCATTGAACAGCAAAGATTTAAAAACATTGATATTATCCTCTTTAGGAGGAACATTAGAATTTTATGATTTTGTTATCTATGCACTCTACATTGATACCATTGTCAAACCGTTATTTTTACCCCATACATTATCGCCGTTAACGTTAGATTTATTTGCTTGGGGAATTTTTGCAGCCGGCTACTTGGTTCGCCCTGTTGGTGGCATTATTATGGCGCACTTTGGTGATAAAGTTGGTCGTAAAAGAATGTTTACCTTAAGTGTGGCGATGATGGCTTTACCTACTTTTATCATTGGTATTTTGCCTACTTATGAAACAATTGGTATTGTAGCACCATTATTATTGTTATTGATGCGGATGCTACAAGGCGCGGCTATCGGTGGTGAAATGCCTGGCGCATGGGTATTTATCGCAGAACATACCCCAAAACAACGTTATGGTTTAGGTGTCGGTACTTTAACCTCAGGCATTACTGGTGGTATCTTACTTGGCTTTTTCGTCACAATTATTATTGATCTCTATTTTACTAACCAAAATATTTTGGATTATGCATGGCGTATTCCTTTTATTATTGGCGGTATTTTTGGGGTTATTTCAGTATATTTACGCAAATTTTTATCTGAAACGCCAATTTTTAAAGAGTTAGCTGCACGTAAAGCTTTAGAAAAAAGTATACCTGTGGTTACCGTATTAAAAAAACACAAAACGGCATGTTTGATTGTCGCATTATTAACTTGGTCTTTATCCACCGCTATTATGGTCGGTATTTTAATTACTCCTGGACGCATTGTTGGTGGTATGTACCATTTTGCAAATCTTGATTGGCGTATCGGTGGTTGTATTGCTGCTTTAACCTTATCTATTGGTTGTGTTATTGCTGGTTGGTTAGATGATAAATTAGGTACAGCAAAAACCGTTATCATCACATGGGGTGGTTTAGCAGTAGTCAGTATCTATTTTTATAGTTCTTTAACTGCAGATATATCATTAACTAAACTTTATTCTATTTGGGCTGTATTTGGTTTGTTTATTGGCTCGATAGCCATGACACCAATTATCGGCACTAGAACGTTTCCACCGGCAATTCGTTATTCTGGATTATCGTTCTCTTATAATTTGGCCTACGCACTATTTAGTGCAATTACCCCAACGTTAACTATTTATTTGTTAAGCCCAGATCACTTATTAGGCGAATTTAGTTATCTTGGCGCAGGTATTTATATTTCAGCTGTCGCTTTACTAGCTGTTGTAGTTGGCTTTACTTCATTAGCCCAAAATGGCTGGCAAAATAAATCAGATCATTAA
- a CDS encoding DNA-3-methyladenine glycosylase I produces the protein MKNNQPKRCSWVSNDPLYIDYHDNEWGHPQYDSLKLFEKICLEGQQAGLSWITVLKKRDEYRRCFFNFEPQKIIQLTTTDIESLLENKGLIRNRLKLNSIVKNAHAYLAMQNNNEDFSQFIWSFVNGKPIINHFNDISEVPVSTEISDRMSKALKKRGFSFVGSTICYAFMQSMGLVDDHFETCFKK, from the coding sequence ATGAAAAATAACCAACCAAAACGTTGTAGTTGGGTTAGCAATGACCCGTTATATATTGATTACCACGATAATGAATGGGGGCATCCACAATATGATAGTTTAAAACTATTTGAAAAAATCTGTCTTGAAGGTCAACAAGCAGGGTTATCGTGGATTACAGTTCTAAAAAAACGAGATGAATATCGTCGATGCTTTTTCAACTTTGAACCGCAAAAGATTATCCAATTAACGACGACTGATATAGAATCATTACTTGAAAATAAAGGCTTAATTCGTAATCGTCTAAAACTTAATAGCATTGTAAAAAATGCTCATGCCTACTTAGCAATGCAAAACAATAATGAGGATTTTTCTCAATTTATTTGGTCCTTTGTTAATGGTAAACCTATAATTAACCACTTTAATGACATAAGTGAAGTTCCAGTTAGCACCGAAATATCAGATAGAATGTCAAAAGCATTAAAAAAGAGAGGATTTTCTTTTGTTGGATCAACGATCTGTTATGCATTTATGCAATCGATGGGATTAGTTGATGACCATTTTGAAACTTGTTTTAAAAAATGA
- a CDS encoding YdcF family protein: protein MKLIRWLLILILFYFIICNIIIFIFAYQKPAANADTLVVLGSQVVGTPAQAPLTLQIRLNTAINYLQANPNTKVIVCGGQGSDESATEASVMADYLIQKGIEPSRVYLEDRSRRTAQQFVYANQVLPLGKTVVVTNDFHILRSIMLAKRSNIGDISGLSAPLSYSNFDKYIAMIREPLALLNSWLFDHPLDYVETKLDN from the coding sequence ATGAAATTAATTAGATGGTTACTGATATTAATACTATTTTATTTTATTATTTGTAATATTATTATTTTTATTTTTGCTTACCAAAAACCAGCAGCGAATGCTGATACTCTGGTGGTATTAGGTTCACAAGTCGTGGGCACTCCAGCGCAAGCTCCTTTAACGTTACAAATTCGCTTGAATACTGCGATCAATTATTTACAAGCTAATCCCAATACAAAAGTGATTGTATGTGGGGGGCAGGGTAGTGATGAATCGGCGACTGAAGCGAGCGTGATGGCTGATTATTTAATCCAAAAAGGTATTGAACCTTCAAGGGTCTATTTAGAAGATAGATCAAGGCGAACAGCACAACAATTTGTGTATGCTAATCAAGTTTTGCCATTAGGAAAGACCGTTGTGGTAACTAATGATTTCCATATTTTACGTTCAATCATGTTAGCTAAACGATCCAATATTGGTGATATTTCAGGTTTGTCAGCACCATTAAGTTATAGTAATTTTGATAAATATATTGCCATGATAAGAGAACCATTAGCTTTACTTAACTCATGGTTATTTGATCATCCCTTAGATTATGTTGAAACTAAACTTGATAATTAA
- the mnmE gene encoding tRNA uridine-5-carboxymethylaminomethyl(34) synthesis GTPase MnmE, producing MNTDTIVAQATPPGRGGVGILRVSGPKVQDVAKAVLGILPKPRYAHYLPFLASDGTTLDEGIALFFPNPHSFTGEDVLELQGHGGPVILDLLLKRILDIPGVRIARPGEFSERAFLNDKLDLAQAEAIADLIDASSEQAAKSALSSLQGVFSKKINTLVESLIHLRIFTEAAIDFPEEEIDFLSDGKIAAELEQVIQRLNEVRQEAKQGSLLREGMKVVIAGRPNAGKSSLLNALAGRDAAIVTDIAGTTRDVLREHIHIDGMPLHIIDTAGLREASDEVERIGIERAWQEIDQADRVLFMVDSTTTNETNPEKLWPEFIERLPKNMPVTVIRNKADLTGEPLGYSEQNGYCLIQLSARTGEGITLLRDHLKQVMGFTSSTEGGFLARRRHLQALEKAAEHLNNGQYQLTTFHAGELLAEELRLAQEALSEITGEFTSDDLLGRIFSSFCIGK from the coding sequence ATGAATACAGATACAATTGTTGCACAAGCGACACCGCCAGGTCGTGGTGGTGTCGGAATATTGCGTGTTTCCGGCCCTAAAGTGCAAGATGTTGCTAAAGCCGTTTTAGGTATTTTGCCTAAGCCTCGCTATGCCCATTATTTACCTTTTTTAGCTTCGGATGGTACAACCTTAGATGAAGGGATTGCTTTATTTTTTCCCAATCCACACTCATTTACGGGTGAAGATGTGCTTGAACTACAAGGGCATGGTGGTCCAGTTATTTTAGATTTACTATTAAAACGTATTTTAGATATTCCTGGTGTGCGGATTGCAAGGCCGGGTGAATTTTCAGAGCGAGCTTTCTTAAATGATAAATTGGATCTAGCACAAGCCGAAGCTATCGCAGACTTAATAGATGCCAGCTCAGAGCAAGCAGCAAAATCAGCCTTATCATCTTTACAAGGGGTATTTTCTAAAAAAATTAATACACTGGTTGAATCATTAATTCACCTACGTATTTTTACTGAAGCTGCTATTGATTTTCCAGAGGAAGAGATAGACTTTTTATCTGATGGGAAAATAGCCGCAGAACTTGAGCAAGTCATACAACGATTAAATGAAGTCCGTCAAGAAGCTAAACAAGGTTCATTATTGCGTGAAGGCATGAAAGTCGTCATAGCGGGTAGGCCTAATGCCGGTAAATCAAGTTTACTTAATGCATTAGCTGGACGGGATGCAGCTATCGTAACGGATATAGCTGGAACAACGCGCGATGTTTTACGTGAACATATCCATATTGATGGAATGCCTTTACATATAATCGATACTGCCGGCTTACGTGAAGCTAGTGATGAGGTTGAACGTATTGGTATTGAGCGAGCATGGCAAGAAATTGATCAAGCCGATAGAGTGTTATTTATGGTCGACAGTACAACAACTAATGAGACAAATCCTGAAAAACTCTGGCCAGAATTTATTGAACGTTTACCGAAAAACATGCCAGTCACAGTTATTCGCAACAAAGCTGATTTAACTGGTGAACCATTAGGTTATAGTGAACAAAATGGCTATTGTCTTATTCAATTATCAGCAAGAACAGGTGAAGGTATTACATTATTACGTGATCATCTCAAACAGGTTATGGGTTTTACTAGTAGTACTGAAGGTGGTTTTCTGGCCCGTCGTCGACATCTACAGGCACTTGAGAAAGCAGCAGAGCATTTGAACAATGGTCAATACCAACTTACCACATTCCATGCTGGCGAACTATTGGCAGAAGAACTAAGATTAGCTCAAGAAGCGCTAAGTGAAATTACTGGTGAATTTACGTCTGATGATTTATTAGGACGAATATTCAGTTCATTCTGTATTGGCAAATAA
- a CDS encoding MFS transporter, whose product MSKINMSNSKNSPAKQFKSYNRLTLGIVLGVITFWLFAQSIVNVGPAVQHSIGITPASFNLAVSLTALFSGCFIVVAGGLADRFGRVRFTYLGFILSIIGCLCLILARGEVLFTIGRIIQGLSAACIMPSTLALVKTYYEGKDRQRALSFWSIGSWGGSGTCVLAGGAIATYLGWQWIFIISIICAVLGMLLLKGTPETKIDDPSSLPKFDYVGLFVFVITLVTLNLVITKGSTFGWTSVMTLSLATICLVFLILFFAIENRKANGAFIDFSLFKNVPYRGATLSNFLLNSVAGTLIVASTYTQQGRGFTPFENGLLTIGYLVSVLCMIRVGEKILQKVGAKKPMLLGPLITGSGIALMTLTFLPDMFYIISVLAGYILLGLGLGFYATPSIDTAIASAPEDKVGVASGIYKMASSLGGAFGVAISASTYAAVIASGQSVATAAAIGLWINVSFCLLCFISILILVPNNAGKNK is encoded by the coding sequence ATGTCAAAAATAAATATGTCAAATTCAAAAAATTCTCCAGCAAAGCAGTTTAAAAGTTACAACCGATTAACTTTAGGTATTGTATTAGGGGTGATCACTTTTTGGCTTTTTGCTCAGTCTATAGTCAATGTTGGGCCGGCGGTTCAACATAGTATTGGTATCACTCCTGCATCGTTCAATTTAGCCGTCAGTTTAACCGCGCTGTTTTCTGGTTGTTTTATTGTCGTTGCTGGCGGACTCGCTGATCGCTTTGGCCGAGTTCGTTTTACCTATTTAGGTTTTATTTTAAGTATTATTGGTTGTCTTTGTTTGATCTTAGCCCGAGGTGAAGTACTTTTTACCATTGGTCGGATTATTCAAGGCTTATCTGCTGCTTGTATTATGCCATCGACGTTGGCATTAGTGAAAACCTATTATGAAGGTAAAGATCGTCAACGAGCATTGAGTTTTTGGTCAATTGGCTCTTGGGGTGGTTCAGGAACTTGTGTACTTGCCGGTGGAGCAATAGCCACTTATTTAGGTTGGCAATGGATTTTTATTATCTCAATCATCTGTGCTGTGTTAGGTATGCTGTTATTGAAAGGGACACCAGAAACTAAAATTGACGATCCATCAAGTTTGCCCAAATTTGATTATGTTGGGCTATTCGTTTTTGTGATCACTTTAGTTACGTTAAACCTTGTCATCACCAAAGGATCTACTTTTGGTTGGACTAGTGTAATGACATTATCACTCGCTACGATATGTTTGGTTTTTCTGATTTTATTTTTTGCTATAGAAAATCGTAAAGCTAATGGCGCATTTATAGATTTTTCACTGTTTAAGAACGTCCCTTATCGTGGAGCTACCTTATCTAACTTTCTACTTAATTCTGTGGCCGGTACTTTAATTGTTGCCAGTACTTATACCCAACAAGGAAGAGGCTTTACCCCTTTCGAAAATGGATTATTGACCATAGGTTATTTAGTTTCGGTTTTATGTATGATTCGAGTTGGTGAAAAGATCTTACAAAAAGTCGGGGCGAAAAAACCAATGTTACTCGGGCCGTTAATTACCGGTTCAGGTATTGCCTTGATGACGCTGACTTTCTTACCCGACATGTTTTATATTATTTCGGTGTTAGCCGGCTATATTTTATTGGGTCTTGGCTTAGGTTTTTACGCTACACCATCAATTGATACCGCAATAGCCAGTGCTCCGGAAGATAAAGTTGGTGTTGCATCAGGAATATATAAAATGGCAAGCTCATTAGGGGGTGCATTTGGTGTCGCTATTTCAGCCTCAACCTATGCTGCAGTTATTGCCAGCGGTCAAAGTGTCGCCACAGCGGCGGCAATTGGACTGTGGATTAATGTTAGCTTTTGTCTGTTATGTTTTATTTCAATTTTAATTTTAGTGCCCAATAATGCCGGCAAGAATAAATAA